Genomic segment of Caproiciproducens sp. NJN-50:
CCGGCGTTGTTCTGCTGCTGGAAACCATTCTTTCGTTCAGCCTGAGTCCGATCATCACCAAAGTGACGGTAGACTACATGTCTGCCAAAATGAACATCAGCGCGGCGGCGTCCTCGGGCAGCTCGATCGGCGGGACGGTCGGCGCCGTCGTATCGTTCCTGGTCATGCCGGGTATTTTCCTTCTTCTTCTTTTCCTGGGCAGAAACAAGGAAAAGAGGGGCAGTACCTTCGCGGTGGTCTGGATTGTCATCGCGGTGCTCAGCATCGTTTCCAGTGTGGCTTCCCTGATGATTTTTCAGAACGGGGAACTGCAGAAGCAGATCGTCGAGGCCGTGAACACGGTGATGCCCGGCGGATACTGGATCGAAAACGGCCTCGCCCTGATCGGCCACCTGCTGATCATCGCTTCGTGCGTCGTATTCTGGAAACGCCTTCACGAGCCGCCGGTATCGGAGGTTCCGGGACCATTCGGCCAGGACGCATAGCGCCTTTCGGGAGTATTTACTCTCCGTCCCGCCCGTCTCAGCCGGCCTTTTACTGTTTTGCAAACGGCGATTTGCCGCCGAGCCAGCCGCGGGCTTCCCAGTACTCCCGGTCGAGCGGGATGTCCGCTCCGTTTTTGTGCATCATCCGGCTGATGAAAAAGAAAAAACGAGTAAAGAGATATGGCGCGCTGTCTCCCTTTCGGACGGCGCGCCAGAATTTTTCGGCGCTGCGGTCGAGCTGGCGGGCGTATTTTTCCTGCTTTTTAGGGGGCATTTCATCCCAGCTCAGCGCGAAAATGCGAAAACCTTTCTGATACACCCGGTTGATTCCCCAGTATTTTAAACTGGTTGCAATCGGCTTCATGGCGGATTTCGTCCCCGCGCCCGCGGCGGTGGAGATCAGGAATGCCTTTTTGTGGAAGAATCCCGGCTTTGGACGGTGATTGATGAACAGGAACGGATAGTGGTCCAGAAAATTTTTCATCCCGCCGGAGGCCGACATCACATAGACCGGCGTCGTCAGGACCAGAGCGTCCGACGCGAGCATGGAGTCGAGGATCGGCTTTGTGTAGGAAACATGGGGGCATCCCTCTTCGCCGCGCGTGACACAGGCGGCGCAGCCGTGGCAGAATTCCGGAAGGTCCTGCGGAAGAAAAAATTCGCGCGCTTCGATTGGCCCGCGCTTTTTCAGCGCTTCCAGAAACAACTGAGCGGCCCGGTAGGTATTCCCCCTGCGCGGGCTGCCGTGGATCACCGTGAGTTTCATTCGAGGCACTTCCTTTCGTTTTGCCGTTCCGGGAGAACGGCCGGGTAGTCCGGGAGATTCCGACTTCTGTCCCGCCGGTCCATCCGGACGGGACGCGGACGCACAGTGTCTTTTCGCGCCTACGGCGGTCGCGACTTCAGCCTTTTTTGCGATCAAGCCGGACAGGGCCGATCTTTTGCGGACCTGAGGCCCGGTGCCCCTTAACCTTTTATTTCTTCTGATTTTCTCTTCTGCGCTCCGGCCGCGCAGGCCCCTCCTTTCGGTCTTGAACGAAAGGAGGCAAAGTTCGCACGGGGGGATTTTCAACTCCCGTAGGGAGGGTTCCAGAGAAAATCCCCCCTGAACCCCCCGGGAGCCGTCAAAAAGATTTTTTCTGTTCTTCTAACAACAGCTTTTCATGGACGACGGGGGCTGAAAAATTAAAGCCACAAAGTATTTACCTAAAAGCTGAAATTCTTCAAAAAGTTACCTTTTTACATACGGCGTAAGATTGGGAATCGTTCAATGGGAAGCACTTGCGTAAGAATTCGTTGTTGCTTCATGACAGGTGCCGGGGTGCAGGGGGACGTTTAGGTGCCCCTCCCGACGGGAAGTTGAAGTCCCCCTGCATAGTCTTTGCCGCCTTTCTGCTATATCAGAAAGGCGGGGCCCGCGCGGCCTGAGCGCAAAGAAGAAAATAAGAAGAAATGATCGGTTAAGGGGAACCGGGCCATAGGCCCACAGGAATCCGGCCTGAGGACATAGAAAAAATGAATAGAAGAAATTTTGGGTTAAGAGGCTCCGGGCGCCAAGCACT
This window contains:
- a CDS encoding flavodoxin family protein — its product is MKLTVIHGSPRRGNTYRAAQLFLEALKKRGPIEAREFFLPQDLPEFCHGCAACVTRGEEGCPHVSYTKPILDSMLASDALVLTTPVYVMSASGGMKNFLDHYPFLFINHRPKPGFFHKKAFLISTAAGAGTKSAMKPIATSLKYWGINRVYQKGFRIFALSWDEMPPKKQEKYARQLDRSAEKFWRAVRKGDSAPYLFTRFFFFISRMMHKNGADIPLDREYWEARGWLGGKSPFAKQ